CGTAGTGCCAGGTCGAGCGCAGCACGTGGATGCGCAGGACGCGCCCGTCGGCGAGGGCCTCGGCGAGGTCGTCCTGGCCGGGCGAGGTGGTGCGGGTCGCCACGGCCCAGGCCGACTGCGACGGGTTCTCCGCCTGCACCGCCACCAACGAGCGCACCACCTCCTCGGCCCTCTCGGCGGGTGCGGCGAGCAGTTGCGAGTGCAGCCGCCACCGGGCGATGTCGCGGTCGGTGATCACCCTTGCAGCGTATGGGGCGCCGGCGTCGCGCGACCAGCGCTCTCGCCCCGCCGGATGCGCTCCAGCACGTCCTCCCGCTCCCGCGTGTCTAGAGCGACGCCGTCTCGAGATGGGGGGCGCCGTGGCTCAGCACCTTGACGACGAGGTTGTGCCGCTGGAGAGTGCGGATCGTGCGAGCGACCTCCTCCGACGTGCTCCCGAGCGCACGCTCGTTCGCCACCACGAGCACGTCGCCGGCGCGCAGCGTCTCGAACAGCAGGCCGAACCGCTGCTCCCACGTCATCGTGCCCTCGGGCGCGGGGTGCTTGAAGTCGAGGATCGCCACGCCGAACGCGGCGAGGTCGTTGCGCTGCTGCACGACCGACGGCATGTCGTCGCGCGCGACCACCAGCCCGACGAGCCGCGAGCCCTCGGGCCGGGCCTTCCACCAGTCGCGGTTGCGCTGCAGCTCCTCGAAGCACTCGGGGCAGCCGATCGCGTGGTGGCCGGGGCCGTGCGGCGTGGTCGCCGCGGCCCGGCCGGGCGGGGTCGCCGCCGTCGTCGCATCCGTCACTGCAGCATCCGTCGTCGCGTCCGTCGTCAGCTCGCTCATGTGTCAGGCCCTTCCACGTCTCCTTCCATTCTCCCGGAATGCAGCGTCGTCGGCCACGTCACCGCGGCCGGCGGCCGGCGCGACCCGCGCGACCGGCGCGACCCGGAATGCCGCTCACCCGAACGTGAAGCAGTACGCCTCCGCGCCCGCCTCGAGGAACTCGATCTCGAAGACCCGCTCCTCGATCGGCCCCGACTGCCGGACCAGCTGGTAGGTGTTCTGGTCGCGCACCACGCCCCGGCCGTCGGCATCCACGTCGGTGCCGTTCGCCCCGCCGAGGTCCCTCCCGTCGAGCCGCACCCGGAACGGGATCGACCCACCCACGATCGCCGGTCCCATCACCAGGTTCACGTCGCGCGCCTGGAACGCGAACGAGATGCGCCCGCCCGCCTGGTTGAGCACCGCGGCGTGCTGCGCCTGGGTCCAGACGCCGGTGAGGGTCCACGCGTTGAGCGGCAGGCCGTCGGCCCCCTCGTAGTCGTGCGGACGGTCGTAGAGCGCGGCGTCCTCCGCGAGGAATCCGCTGCTCTGGCCGTAGCCGAGGTAGGTCTCGGGCGATCGCAGCGAACGCCAGTCGGCGGCCACCTCGAGCCCCTGCGGGTCGACCATGACGAGGTCCATGTCGACGCCCTCAGCGCCTGCCTCGACGAGGAGCTGCTGGATCACCATCTCGGTGCGGGCGTACTCGCCCTCGCCGAAGTGGTGGTAGCGCAGGCGGCCCTCGGCGTCGGCGAGGTAGACGGCGGGCCAGTAGTGGTTCGCGAACTCGTTCCAGACGCCGTAGTCGCTGTCGACGGCGATCGGGTACTGCACGCCGAGTGCGCCCGACTGCGCGATGACGTTGCGCAGTTCGTGCTCGAAGCCGAACTCGGGCGTGTGCACGCCGACGATCGTCAGCCCGGCGTCCGCGTACTTCTCCGCCCATGCCTTCAGGTACGGGAACGTGCGCAACCAGTTGACGCACGTGTACGTCCAGAAGTCGACGAGCACCACGCGGCCGCGCAGGCCCGCCGGCGTGAGCGGCTCGGAGTTCAGCCAGCTCGTCGCCCGGTCGAACGACGGGAGGCGGCCCTCGTCGGGGAGCACCTCCCGATCCCCCGCGAGGCGGTGCGCGAGCGAGCGGAACAGGCCGCCACGGCCCTCCCTCATGACGGTCGCGGCGACCGCCTCCTCATTCTCGATGTGATCGGACATCTGTTCCTCCAGTCGTCTGGGGCGCGGTGGTGGCGCGGTCGGCGGCCAACCCCGCCGCATCCGCGATCGCGGACGCGAACGCCTCGGGCGCCTCCTGCGGCAGGTTGTGCCCGACGCCCCCGGTGATCAGCCGGTGCTCGTACGGCCCGGTGAACCGGCCGGCGTACGACTCGGGTTGCGGATGCGGCGCACCGTTCGCGTCGCCCTCCATGGTGATGGTCGGCACGGCGATCGACGGCGTGGCGGCCAGCCGTCGTTCGACGTCGTCGTAGCGCGACTCGCCCTCGGCGAGTCCCAGCCGCCAGCGGTAGTTGTGGATCACGATGGCGACATGGTCGGGGTTGTCGAAGGATGCCGCGCTGCGCGCGAACGTCGCGTCGTCGAAGCTCCACCGCGGTGAGGCCGTGTGCCAGATGAGGCGCGCGAAGTCGTCGCGGTACTGGTCGTAGCCGTCGCGCCCCCGCTCGGTGGCGAAGTAGAACTGGTACCACCACGAGAGCTCGGCCGCCGGCGGCAGCGGCCGGCGGTTGACCGCCGGGTCGCCGATCAGGTAGCCGCTCACGGCCACGAGAGCACGGGTCCGCTCGGGCCAGAGCGCCGCCACGATGTCCGCCGATCGCGCACCCCAATCGAAGCCGCCGACGACCGCCTGGTCGATGCCGAGCGCGTCGAGCAGGGCGACGGCGTCGAACGCCAGGGCGGCCTGCTGGCCGTTCCTGGGTGCATCGTCATCGAGGAACCGCGTGGAGCCGTACCCCCTGAGGTGCGGCACGATCACGCGGAACCCCTGCTCGGCGAGCAGCCCCGAGGCATCCAGGTAGCTGTGGATGTCGTACGGCCACCCGTGCAGCAGCAGCACCGCCGGGCCGTCCGACGGCCCCACCTCGGCGTAGCCCACGCTCAGGGCACCGGCGTCCACCTGCCGGATGCTCGCGAACGATCCCGTGTCAGCCATGCCGGATCACCGCAGCGACCGGAACGCGGCGCGCATCTCCTGCGAGAACGACTCGGGCTGCTCCCACGCCGCGAAGTGGCCGCCACGCTCGAGGCGGTTGAAGTGGATCAGGTTCGGATACGCCTGCCTCGCCCAGCTGCGCGGTGCGGCGTAGATCTCCTCGGGGAACACGCTCACCGCGACCGGCAGCTTCACGCCCTTGGGCGCGAAGAAGGGGAGCTTGCTCTCCCAGTACAGCCGCGCCGACGAGACCGCCGTGTTCGTGAGCCAGTAGAGCGTCACGTTGTCGAGGATGTCATCGGCGGTCAGTCCCTCGGATGCCCCGTCGAACACCCGCGCGATCAGGTCGTAGCTGCGGGCGTCGTGGTCGAGCATCCACGCGGCGAGGCCCACCGGCGAGTCCGCGATCCCGTACAGGGTCTGCGGACGGTTGCCCATCTCCTGCGCGTAGGCGAGGCCGTGCGCGTAGAAGAACGCGAGCTGGTCCCAGGCGCCGCGCTCCTCGGCCGAGAGGTCCTCGGGGGGCGCTTCGCCGTTCGTCAGCGCGCTCTGGATCGCGTCGGGAATGGTCGCCGGCATGTTGGTGTGGATGCCGACGAGCCCCTCGGGCTCGAGCAGGGCCATCTGCTCGGTCACGGCATTGCCCCAGTCGCCGCCCTGGGCGACGTAGCGGTCGTAGCCGAGGCGACGCATCAGCTCGATCCACGCGTGTGCGATGCGGATCGGGTCCCAGCCGGTCTCGGTGGGCTTGCCGGAGAAGCCGTGCCCGGGCAGCGACGGGATGACGAGGTCGAACGCGTCCTCGGCGCTCGCACCGTGCGCGGTGGGGTCGGTGAGCGGGCCGACGATCTTCAGCTGCTCGATGATCGACCCCGGCCATCCGTGGGTCACGATCATCGGCAGGGCACCCGGATGCTGCGAACGCACGTGGATGAAGTGGATGTCGACGCCGTCGATCTCGGTGACGAACTGCGGCAGCTCGTTGAGGCGTGCCTCAGCGGTGCGCCAGTCGTACGCCTCCCAGCGCCGGGCGAGCTCGGTCATGACGTCGAGCTGCACGCCCTGGGAGGTGTCGCTGACGATCTCCCGGTCGGGCCAGCGGGTCTCATGGATGCGGCGGCGCAGGTCCTCGAGATCGGAGTCGGGGAATGCGACGGTGAACGGGCGGATCGAGGTGTCGTCCTCGCGGTGCTCCGCGTCGGGGCGGGGTTCGGTGATGGTCATGGCGTACGTGCTCCTTCGGAGATGGTGGCGGCCGGTGCCGCACGTCGAGACTCCCGCGGCGCGCTCGCGAGGGCGTCCGTGGGCCTCGCCAATCCACGGCGGCTCCTCGCGCGAGTTGAGGGGAACCCCTCACTCCGCTCACTCCGCCGCACGACTACCCCATCCCGTTCCGGAGCGCGAACGCGGTCGCCTCGCTGCGCCGCGCCACGCCGATCTTGCGATAGAGGCTCGTGATGTGGCGTTCGACGGTGCGGTCGCTCAGCCACATCACGCCGGCGATCTCCTTGTTGCTGAGGCCCTGCGCGAGCAGCCCCAGCACCTCCATCTCGCGGCGGGTCAACGACGGCTGCGGCGAGGGATCGACGCCGCTGCCCTTCCCGTTCCCAGTTCCGTGCCGGTCGGATGCCACGGGCGAGGTGGTCGTGCCGGCACGACGCCACGACGCCGCATGCGCGGACTCGACCTCGGCGACCAGCCGCGAGGCATCCGCGATGCGACGGGAAATCGCGGCGAGCGAGGGTTCGGCATCCTCGACGAGCCCACGGAGGAGCTCGTTCTGGTGCGACAGCGCCGCCTCCGCCTCGAGGCGTGCAGCGTGCTCCCGGCGGATCCGCCGCGCGGTGTGCACGGCGATCGCGGCCTGGCTCACGGCCACGCGAAGGAGGTGCGTCTCCATCTCGTTGGGGAAGTCGGCGCGTCCGGCGGACACGAGCACCAGCCCGGTCTCCCACGGCAGCGCGATCGGCAGGCTCGCCACGCGCACCGTGCCGATCTCGTCCACCACGACCTCCGTCGCCGTCAGGCCCGGCGGCGGAACGGGGTCGGCCTCGAGCACCGCCCGCAGCTCGACCGCCATCCGGCCGCCCGTCGGCCGCCACGACTCGAGCGGTCGCCCGTCATCCTGCCCGTCGTCGAATCGTGCGTACGCACCGTCGAGCTGGAGGATGCCGAAGAGCACGCTGAGCAGGCCCGTGGCGATCTCGGGCGGCTCGTGGTCGACCCACATCGCGGGCAGGGCGAGGAGGGCGCCCAGGTCGCGGAGCCAACGGCGAGTGTCGACGGCCGAGCCGATCGGGGCGACCGGCGCAGGCGGGAACTCGCGGGCCGGACGTGCGGACGCGGTATCCATCTCGGCCCAGCCGCTCAGCTCACCGCTCGTGCGTCGCGCTCATCAAGGAACTCCGACGGCGGGATGAAGAACGGGTTCTCCTGGAGCATCCCGCCGATCAGCACCATCGGGTGCGTGCGCAGGATGTCGACGACGAAGGCCCCGTCGAACTTCGTCGCCTCGTATGAGCAGATCACGAGATGGTCGTGCTGGGCGTGGATGAAGTTCGCCCTCGCCTCGAACTCGATGAGCGCGTCGAGGTCGGCGCGGCCCGCGGCCCATCCCATGTCGCACAGCATGCGGATGCGCGGCGACCGCTGGGCGACGAGCACCTCGTCGAGCACGTCGAGCATCGCCGCCTGGTCGAAGCTGCCGCCCCTGAGGTACGTCTCCGTCCAGGTGCGCACCTCGGCCCGGTGGTCCTCGAGCAGGGCGCCGGCGTCGAAGCCGAGTCGGCGCAGCCGGTTGACCGGGGCAGCGGATGTCGCGGGGTCGACGAGGTAGAGCAGACGATCGCCCCGCTCCACCCCGTCGGCGATGAACGGGTCGAAGACCGGGTCCACCCATGGGGCGTCCACGAACGCGCACACATGACGGTACGGGTCGAGTACTCCCCCGGCGAACGTGACGGGCTCGCGGGCGCTCGGGAACTCAGGGGGCATGTCCGATCTTCCGTCCCAGGTGAACAACCGATATGTGGGAACAGCATGCTCCCTCGCGCCCGAAATGTCATCGCCCGAGATGGCGGGCCCGCCGAGCTGCGCGGTGAGATCAGGGGATTACCGCACGCTCTCGAGGAAGTTGCGCGTGCGCTGTCGTTGCGGACGGTCGAGGACCTGCTCGGGGTGACCCGCCTCGACGACCACGCCGCCATCCATGAACACCACCTGGTCGGCGACGCCTCGCGCGAAGCCGATCTCGTGCGTGACCACGATCATCGTCATGCCCTCCTTCGCGAGCTCCCGCATGACGTCGAGCACGTCGCCGACGAGTTCGGGGTCGAGGGCCGACGTGGGCTCGTCGAACAGCATGAGCTTCGGATCCATCGCGAGCGCCCGGGCGATCGCGACGCGCTGCTGCTGCCCTCCTGAGAGCTGGGCGGGATAGTGCGCGGCGAAGTCGGCGAGGCCCACCCGGTCGAGCAGGTCCTTCGCCCGTGTCCTGGCCTGCGTCCGGGGCACGCCTCCGATGCCGGTGGGGGCCTCGACGATGTTCTCGAGCGCGGTCATGTGCGGGAACAGGTTGAAGCGCTGGAACACCATTCCGATGTCTCGCCGCTGCCTGGCGATCTGCTTCGGCGTCATCTCGTGGATGGCATGTCCGGCCTGCCGGTACCCGATGAGCTCGCCGTCGACGATGATGCGGCCACCGTCGATGGTCTCGAGGTGGTTGATGCAGCGCAGCAGCGTGGACTTGCCGGAGCCCGAAGGTCCGAGCAGCACGGTGACGGTGCCCTCGGGCACGGCGAGCGACACGTCGCGCAGGACCTCGTGCGCTCCGAAGCTCTTGCGCACCCGGCGGATCTCGACGAGCGATCGTGTCGGCGTCGGCGTGGCGGAATCGGTGGTGGGAACGGTGATGCTCATACGACGCTGACCGCCTTCGTCTCGGGGGCCGGCGATGGGCCCGGCCGGCGGGCGGCGAATGCACGGCGCATCCGCTGCAGTGGGGTGGGCGGCAGGTTGCGCGAGGTGCCGCGACCGTACCGGCGTTCCAGGTAGTACTGCGGGATCGAGAGCACGCTGGTCATGAACAGGTACCAGAGGCTCGCGACGATCAGCAGCTCGACCTGCTTGAGGTTCTGCGACGAGATCACCGTGGCCTGCGTGTAGATCTCCAGTACGGCGATCACCGACAGCAGCGACGTGTTCTTCAGCATCGAGATGGTCTCGTTGCCCATCGGGGGGATGATGACGCGCATGGCCTGCGGCAGCAGCACCCGACGGAACGTGTAGAGCGGCGACATGCCGAGCGAGTACGCCGCCTCGTGCTGGCCCTCGTCGACCGACACCATGCCGGCGCGCACGATCTCGGACGAGTACGCCGCCTGGTTCAGCGTGAGGGCGAGCAGGCCCGCGACGAATGCGCTGATGAGCTCATTCGTGTTCACCTGCCAGAACACGACGTCGGTGAACGGGACGCCGACGCTGAGCTTCGCGTAGAGCAGCCCGAGATAGCCCCAGAGCACGATCTGCACGAGCAGCGGCGTGCCGCGGAAGACCCAGACGTAGCACCACGCCACCGTCGACAGCACGGGGTTGGACGAGAGCCGCATCGCCGCGATGACGATCGCGAGCACCGTCGAGACGACCATCGCGATCACGGTGATGACCACGGTCAGCCAGACGCCCTCGAGGATCCTCGGGTCGAAGAGGAACTCCCCGATGGCGGCGAAGTCGATGTTGGGGTTGGTCAGCACCGAGAAGGCGAACGCCGCCACGAGGAGCAGCACCACGGCGGCGCTGATCCACCGCCACGGCCGACGCAGCGGGATCGCCACGACGTCGTCATCCGTGGCATCCGGTGCCGGGGCGTTCGCGGACGGGCCGGCCAGCAGACTCTGGCCCTGCCCGTGACCCCGGCCGTCGCCCCGGCCCTGCAGCGTCATTGCGCCGATCCCTGGTTCACCGCGGCCGACTCCACCGCGTACGCGCCGATGTTGTTGCGCTCGAGCACCTGCTGGTACGTGCCCTCGTCGATGAGCGCCTGGAGCGCCTGCCGGATCGCGTCGACGAGCTCGGTGTCTCCCTTGAGGATGCCGATGCCGCTGTAGACCGGGTCGAACCCGGCCGGATTCTCGGGGTCGCGCACCACGTCGAAGGCCTTCCCGTCGTCGGTCGTCGCCGCGACGTACTCGGCGACCACCGCATCGGCGACGTACGCGTCGCTCTTGCCCGCGCGCAGTGCGGTCTGTGCGTCGAGATCGGAGGGCAGCTCCGTCACGGTGACCGGGTCGGCGCCGCAGTCCATCGCACGCAGCAGCTCGCCCTGCACGGTGGCCTTCTGCACCGACACCGTCATGCCGCAGAGGTCCGTCTGCGTCGACACGTCCTTCGGATTGCCCGCCGGCACGAGGATGGCGAAGCCCCCGTGCGTGTAGTCGACGAAGCTCAGGGTCTCCTCGCGCTCGGGGGTGTCGTTCATGCCGCTCATGATGAGGTCGTTGTTGCCCGCCTGAAGCGACGGGATCACCGTGTCGAACGCCTGCTTGTTGAGCGACACGTCGATGTCGAGCTTCTGGCCGAGCAGCCGGCCGAGCTCCGGGTCGAACCCGATGGCGCGATTCTGGTCGTCGTACATCGCCATCGGCGGGAAGGGGATGTCGACGGCGACGTCGATCCGGCCCTTGTCGACGATCTCCTCGGGCAGCAGTGCCGCGAGCGCCGGGTCGGCGGTCGTCGAGACCTCGTCGCCGACGGGCAGGTCAGGGCCGGATGCCGCGGCGGCGTCGTCTCCCGAGCCGCCGACGCCGGAGCATCCGGTGAGCATCAGCGCGGCGGCGACCGCCGTGGCGCTGAGGAGCGGGGTGGTGGTGCGAGCGATCATGGGGTGACTTCCTTGTCGTGGGGTGATCGGGTCGTGGTCGGGACGGCCGCGCCGTGGTCGGTTCGGCGCCCGGGTCTCAGGCGAGGGCATGCGCCATGGCGGGCGCATGCGTGGCGAGCAGGTCGTCATAGGTCTCGCGGCGGGTCACGAGGCGCGCGTCGCCGTCGCTGACGAAGACGATCGCCGGCTTGAGGGCGCCGTTGTAGTTGTTCGACATCGTGTAGGCATAGGCGCCGGTGCCGGTCATCACGACGAGGTCGCCGACCCGCGCCGGCGGCATGCCCGCGCCGTCGACGAGCAGGTCGCCCGATTCGCACTGGCGCCCGACGAGCTGCACCGTCTCGGTCCATGGCTCGAGGAGGCGGTCGGCGATGATCGCCTCGTAGCGCTGGTGAGTGAGCGCGATGTCCATCTGGTCGGCCAGGCCGCCGTCCACGGCGACGAACGTGCGCCCGGTGCGCTTGACGGTCGTCACCCGGTAGAGCGTCACTCCCGCCCGGGCCACGATCGACCGGCCGGGTTCGATCATGAGCCTGGCGTCGGCGGGCAGGTGTTCGCGTGCCGCCGCGACGATCGCATCGAGGTAGGAGTCCACCGTCGGCGCCTCCTCCGCGTAGGTGTAGCTCACGCCGAGCCCGCCGCCCACGTCGTAGGTGGCGAACGTGCCGACGGTCGAGATCTTCGCGACGGCCTCGGCGAATTGTGCGGTGTCCAGGATCTGCGAGCCGATGTGCAGGTGCACGCCCTCGAACACCATCAGGGGATGCGCCTGCATGCGGGTGATGGCGCGCTCGGCCTGCTCGATCGGCAATCCGAACTTCGAATTGAGGCCGCCCGTGGCCTGGGATGCGTGCGTCTTCGCCTCGACACCTGGGATGACGCGCAGCAGGAGGCGCTGCGGCCGTTCGAGCAGCCGCTCGAGCCGGTCGAGCTCGTCGTCGTTGTCGACGATGATCGTGCCGATCCCCGCGTCGAGGGCCATTCGCAGCTCCGCGTCGGTCTTGGCGTTGCCATGGAAGAAGATCCGGGCCGGGTCGACTCCGGCGGCGAGCGCGAGCCGCAGTTCGCCACCGCCGGCGATGTCGACCGCGAGGCCCTCCTCGTGTGCGACGCGATACATGCCGACCGCGGGCAGCGACTTCGACGCGAACAGC
This DNA window, taken from Agromyces sp. 3263, encodes the following:
- a CDS encoding thioredoxin encodes the protein MSDHIENEEAVAATVMREGRGGLFRSLAHRLAGDREVLPDEGRLPSFDRATSWLNSEPLTPAGLRGRVVLVDFWTYTCVNWLRTFPYLKAWAEKYADAGLTIVGVHTPEFGFEHELRNVIAQSGALGVQYPIAVDSDYGVWNEFANHYWPAVYLADAEGRLRYHHFGEGEYARTEMVIQQLLVEAGAEGVDMDLVMVDPQGLEVAADWRSLRSPETYLGYGQSSGFLAEDAALYDRPHDYEGADGLPLNAWTLTGVWTQAQHAAVLNQAGGRISFAFQARDVNLVMGPAIVGGSIPFRVRLDGRDLGGANGTDVDADGRGVVRDQNTYQLVRQSGPIEERVFEIEFLEAGAEAYCFTFG
- a CDS encoding ABC transporter substrate-binding protein, which produces MIARTTTPLLSATAVAAALMLTGCSGVGGSGDDAAAASGPDLPVGDEVSTTADPALAALLPEEIVDKGRIDVAVDIPFPPMAMYDDQNRAIGFDPELGRLLGQKLDIDVSLNKQAFDTVIPSLQAGNNDLIMSGMNDTPEREETLSFVDYTHGGFAILVPAGNPKDVSTQTDLCGMTVSVQKATVQGELLRAMDCGADPVTVTELPSDLDAQTALRAGKSDAYVADAVVAEYVAATTDDGKAFDVVRDPENPAGFDPVYSGIGILKGDTELVDAIRQALQALIDEGTYQQVLERNNIGAYAVESAAVNQGSAQ
- a CDS encoding helix-turn-helix transcriptional regulator, coding for MDTASARPAREFPPAPVAPIGSAVDTRRWLRDLGALLALPAMWVDHEPPEIATGLLSVLFGILQLDGAYARFDDGQDDGRPLESWRPTGGRMAVELRAVLEADPVPPPGLTATEVVVDEIGTVRVASLPIALPWETGLVLVSAGRADFPNEMETHLLRVAVSQAAIAVHTARRIRREHAARLEAEAALSHQNELLRGLVEDAEPSLAAISRRIADASRLVAEVESAHAASWRRAGTTTSPVASDRHGTGNGKGSGVDPSPQPSLTRREMEVLGLLAQGLSNKEIAGVMWLSDRTVERHITSLYRKIGVARRSEATAFALRNGMG
- a CDS encoding epoxide hydrolase encodes the protein MTITEPRPDAEHREDDTSIRPFTVAFPDSDLEDLRRRIHETRWPDREIVSDTSQGVQLDVMTELARRWEAYDWRTAEARLNELPQFVTEIDGVDIHFIHVRSQHPGALPMIVTHGWPGSIIEQLKIVGPLTDPTAHGASAEDAFDLVIPSLPGHGFSGKPTETGWDPIRIAHAWIELMRRLGYDRYVAQGGDWGNAVTEQMALLEPEGLVGIHTNMPATIPDAIQSALTNGEAPPEDLSAEERGAWDQLAFFYAHGLAYAQEMGNRPQTLYGIADSPVGLAAWMLDHDARSYDLIARVFDGASEGLTADDILDNVTLYWLTNTAVSSARLYWESKLPFFAPKGVKLPVAVSVFPEEIYAAPRSWARQAYPNLIHFNRLERGGHFAAWEQPESFSQEMRAAFRSLR
- a CDS encoding alpha/beta hydrolase — protein: MADTGSFASIRQVDAGALSVGYAEVGPSDGPAVLLLHGWPYDIHSYLDASGLLAEQGFRVIVPHLRGYGSTRFLDDDAPRNGQQAALAFDAVALLDALGIDQAVVGGFDWGARSADIVAALWPERTRALVAVSGYLIGDPAVNRRPLPPAAELSWWYQFYFATERGRDGYDQYRDDFARLIWHTASPRWSFDDATFARSAASFDNPDHVAIVIHNYRWRLGLAEGESRYDDVERRLAATPSIAVPTITMEGDANGAPHPQPESYAGRFTGPYEHRLITGGVGHNLPQEAPEAFASAIADAAGLAADRATTAPQTTGGTDVRSHRE
- a CDS encoding MEDS domain-containing protein; this translates as MPPEFPSAREPVTFAGGVLDPYRHVCAFVDAPWVDPVFDPFIADGVERGDRLLYLVDPATSAAPVNRLRRLGFDAGALLEDHRAEVRTWTETYLRGGSFDQAAMLDVLDEVLVAQRSPRIRMLCDMGWAAGRADLDALIEFEARANFIHAQHDHLVICSYEATKFDGAFVVDILRTHPMVLIGGMLQENPFFIPPSEFLDERDARAVS
- a CDS encoding amino acid ABC transporter ATP-binding protein, which encodes MSITVPTTDSATPTPTRSLVEIRRVRKSFGAHEVLRDVSLAVPEGTVTVLLGPSGSGKSTLLRCINHLETIDGGRIIVDGELIGYRQAGHAIHEMTPKQIARQRRDIGMVFQRFNLFPHMTALENIVEAPTGIGGVPRTQARTRAKDLLDRVGLADFAAHYPAQLSGGQQQRVAIARALAMDPKLMLFDEPTSALDPELVGDVLDVMRELAKEGMTMIVVTHEIGFARGVADQVVFMDGGVVVEAGHPEQVLDRPQRQRTRNFLESVR
- a CDS encoding amino acid ABC transporter permease translates to MTLQGRGDGRGHGQGQSLLAGPSANAPAPDATDDDVVAIPLRRPWRWISAAVVLLLVAAFAFSVLTNPNIDFAAIGEFLFDPRILEGVWLTVVITVIAMVVSTVLAIVIAAMRLSSNPVLSTVAWCYVWVFRGTPLLVQIVLWGYLGLLYAKLSVGVPFTDVVFWQVNTNELISAFVAGLLALTLNQAAYSSEIVRAGMVSVDEGQHEAAYSLGMSPLYTFRRVLLPQAMRVIIPPMGNETISMLKNTSLLSVIAVLEIYTQATVISSQNLKQVELLIVASLWYLFMTSVLSIPQYYLERRYGRGTSRNLPPTPLQRMRRAFAARRPGPSPAPETKAVSVV
- a CDS encoding dehydrogenase, with amino-acid sequence MSELTTDATTDAAVTDATTAATPPGRAAATTPHGPGHHAIGCPECFEELQRNRDWWKARPEGSRLVGLVVARDDMPSVVQQRNDLAAFGVAILDFKHPAPEGTMTWEQRFGLLFETLRAGDVLVVANERALGSTSEEVARTIRTLQRHNLVVKVLSHGAPHLETASL
- the lysA gene encoding diaminopimelate decarboxylase; its protein translation is MTPTRPAPDGTRLGELWRILPEEATANDDGVLEIGGVAVTELAERFGTPLHVYDEAGLRRQVRRFVDGLHERWPNSDVLFASKSLPAVGMYRVAHEEGLAVDIAGGGELRLALAAGVDPARIFFHGNAKTDAELRMALDAGIGTIIVDNDDELDRLERLLERPQRLLLRVIPGVEAKTHASQATGGLNSKFGLPIEQAERAITRMQAHPLMVFEGVHLHIGSQILDTAQFAEAVAKISTVGTFATYDVGGGLGVSYTYAEEAPTVDSYLDAIVAAAREHLPADARLMIEPGRSIVARAGVTLYRVTTVKRTGRTFVAVDGGLADQMDIALTHQRYEAIIADRLLEPWTETVQLVGRQCESGDLLVDGAGMPPARVGDLVVMTGTGAYAYTMSNNYNGALKPAIVFVSDGDARLVTRRETYDDLLATHAPAMAHALA